TTCAACCTGTTTGAAGGGTTCGACGGGCAGCCGGAAACAGAGGCTGCAATCGCTGGAATGCTTTCGGAAACACGCCTTCCTTTTACTGGCTGCACGGCTGACGCGATAAGGCTGTGCACCGACAAGATCAGGGTCAAGGATATCCTCGCGGCTAACGGCATAAAAGCACCCCGTCACCTGCTCGTCAGCGGCAAACCGCCCCCTTCATTCGATTTAACGTTCCCCTGCATCGTTAAGACACGCTCCGAGCACGCTAGCCACGGCATGTCGGAGGACAGCGTAGTACATAATATGAGGCAGCTTGAGATCCAGTCGGCGAAGGTGAGTTGCCTCTTCGGCGGCGAGGCCCTGGTCGAGGAATACGCGGACGGCAGGGAGTTCAACGCCCTCGTTATGGGTAAAAGCAAGACAGAAGTATTCCCCATATCCGAGATTATATTCACCACACCGGAAGGCAAACCTCGCATATTGACCTATGCCTCAAAATGGGATCCCGAGAACGACTACTACAATTGCGCCTCACGCCAATGCCCGGCCGAGGTGGAAGAAGAAATCAGGCGCGCCGTCGCGGACATGACCCTGTCGGTTTTTAATTTGTGCATCGGGTCGGGCTACGCGCGCGTGGATTTCCGAGAAGATTCTCGGGGAACGCTTAATGTCATCGATGTAAACCCAAATCCCGACATCTCCCCTGATGCCGGAGCCGCCTGTCAGGCCGAGGTATCCGGGCTCTCGTACAACCAGTTCATAGAGCGTATCATCAGCATCGCCGTAGAGGAGTCGCATGGCAACTAGAATCAGGAAAATGGCGAAGCGGGATAAGGCCTCGCTCATGAGCATACTGCGCGACACCCCGGAGTTCACCCCACCCGAGGTTGTTATCGCAGAGGAGCTCATAGACAGCTATCTCGACGACCCTATAGGCTCCGGTTACAGGATACTTGTCGCTGAAGAAGCTTCCTCCGTCTGCGGCTACATATGCTACGGGCCGACGCCGCTGACGCAGGGAACATGGGACCTCTACTGGGCCGCCGTCTCTCGCAAGATGCGCGGCAAGGGTATCGGAAAAGCGCTGTGGGAGAAAGCCGAGGACGATATCAAGGATGACGGCGGCAGGCTGGCTGTCATCGAGACGTCTTCAAAACCCAACTACGAACAGACAAGGCGCTTCCATGAATCCAGGGGATACGAGAATGTGGGACGCATCGCTGATTTCTACTCGCCGGGCGATGACATGCTGATCTACGTTAAGCGTCTGAAGTAGAGAATAGCGCTTAATCGATAATCACGAGAAAAACTGCCTTATCGTATCCACCTCCGCCCCGTGTCTCTGCTGCTTCCCTTGCGGAATCTGGCCCACCCCTTGCCCTGCGCCAGTTTCTGAATTTTCGCGCCCCCGCATTGCGGGCATGCACTCGGACCTCTACGCCCAAAGCTTCCCTGCCAGCGGCTGCCGCAATCGGCACAAAACAAATTCTCGCGATAAACCCATTGTGCACGCCCCTTAATTTTTGATAATCAGGTGTGAAACAGGCCGACCCACGGGTCGTGAAAATTGAACGTTTCTTCTACTTAACCAGCTTCGCTGCAATACCATTGAACAGCAGAAGATTGCCGCACTGGTTGCAGGTAACGGGTATTACAGGAATAATGGGTGACCCGGCGGCATTATTTTGAAACTCTCTTAACTCAAACACCTTATCGACTACAGCCCAGTCATTGGCGCCGCAGAATTTGCAGCTCTTGGGCGTATATGGCATCTTGTTCAAATGTGCCACGACTTCCTTGCTATCAATATCGCTCACTATGTTCCTCCATGATTGCAGCATGATAACTCTTCTGAGTGCCATATTGTATATGATTCCGACAACTCAGTCAACACAAAGCCCAACGACCACCCCTAAACAGACAGTGCGAACAATGGCTGAAATTAATATCGATTAGGCCCAGTTGACGTTAACTTAGGCACAAGAGGAACTTCTCGTGTCGAGAGACGTGATGGATTCACGAAAGATGAAGCCACTCTTTATGTAGACATCGCGGCGGGAGTCCATTGCGAAACTGCCGCCGCGATTCATCATGCTGGCCGTGAGCTATTTCTTAAATTACCCGAACTACTAAAGCCGAACCGCTCAGTTATTTTCAGGGCTTTGCGCTACTTCCGGCTCGGGAACCGCCGCCTGTACCCTGTTTGAACCGTCAGCTATCCTCGCCAGGAACTGCTTTCTCACGGCGCGGGCGGTCCAGCAGTTATGCTCATCGCTGTTCTTGGTCAGGCCGACCAGCGACGCCATATCATATATCATGGCATCGATGGCACCGAGCTTGAACGACATTTCGTCGGAGTCGATGAAAACCTTCTCCCTGTAATCCGACCCCAAAAGTTTCCTGGCCTTCCATTCCAGAATAGTCTCAAACGCGCGATCAAGTTCCGTCACTTTGCCAACCCCCTTATTATTTTTAGCAGACACCTGCTATCTACCCTTTATTTATATTGATATAACTAATAAATATTATCGAGTGTAGCAACTATTGCTATATTATAATGACCCTTAATAGTTTTCTAATTGTATAATAGTCCGCCGTTCCGGTCAAGTGTTCTTTCATGAGATGAAGGAAATAAAACGCGACGACTAAGTATATCTTGAGACGCTATAACAACGGGTGCGGTCGGTTCTAATACAAATCTCTTCGGCTGTCCTTTAAGAAGGGAAACTGCCGGCGGGTTTTTTCGACCAAGTCGAGGTCGATATCGGCGGTGAGCAGCGCTTCCTCGTCGCCGGACTCGACAACATATCTACCCCACGGGTCCACTATCGCCGAGCAGCCGCCGAACTTCTCATCTTTAAACTCGCCGAGACAGTTGCAAGCCGCAATGAACATCTGGTTCTCTACAGCCCGCGTCAGAAGAAGCGTCTTCCAGTGCTCGATGCGGCGCACCGGCCACTCGGCGACCATCAGCACTATGCGCGCGCCGGAGAAGGCGTAGTGGCGGAAGACCTCCGGGAAACGTATATCGTAGCAGATGCTCAATCCGGTTGGCCCCCAGGGCGCATCCGCCGTGACGAAGCGCTCGCCGGGCGTGAGCCACTGCACCTCGTTCATCAGGGAAAAGAGATGCGTCTTGCTGTAGACGGCCAGGCACCGGCCCTCCGCATCGAAGAGAGGGAATGAATTATAGAACCTGCCTTCGCGCTCCTCGATCATCGAACCGCCGATAGCGATCTTATGCTCGCGGGCCAGCTCGCTTGTTTGAGCGAAAATACCCTCGCCAACGCGAGCCGCGTATCGCTCCCGATGCTCCAGGTCGTAGCCGGAATGCCATAGCTCCGGGAAAAGCACAAGCGACGAGCCCCGTTTTGCCGCTTCGCGCGTCCACTCACGCACGCGTTCAACGTTAGCCTCGGGCCGGCCGCGCAGGACTTTCATCTGGCCGAGGGTAATAGTAATCTTCATTGGTTATTCACATTCCGCGACTGGTAATTCAGAAATCGACTTTGGCTTAGACAACTGCTCAGGGGATATTACAACAACTCATACCCGAAAGCAACAGGCGAGGGCCATAGGGCGACACCCGCCTGCTGCGACATATCGGATAAGTTTAGTGAAACTCATCCTAAGGTTCGTGGTAAATGGGCGCTCCCAGGTCTTTAATGGAGAAGTTGGAGAAGACATGATGTCCGTCCCAATCAAGGACACGCAGGTCGTCCTTATCCTGAAGGTCGTTCGCTACCGATTTGAAGCGGGTTACGTACTTCTCCTCCGCGATAGCCAGGGGAACTTCATAGGCGATGAACTTCTCTATACCTTTAACCGCCAGCTTCTTGATGAAGTTGTGGTCCGTCAGTGACTCATAAGAAGCCAGAATCAAGATGGGACCCGAGCCTGTAAAAAAAATCCCTGCCTTCATAATGATGCCTCCTTTTGCATATTTTGCCCGATATGCTTCGGCTTTCACTTTATATCCGACACAACCCCTGGTTTACGAGTGCAATACAGTAAGAGGAGGATAATATAGTTGATAACGGAGCAGATGTCAAGACAGTAAGAGAAGATAAAGATTAGTAGATTACAAACGAGTCAATCATCTGCTGCGCAGTATCCAAATAATTGGCATAAGCGCTCTCATATACCATATAGATTATTATGTATTCTGTACTATCCTTGATAGCATGAATCTCCATATTCTTCATAAGAAAGCCATAATCTTCATCCTCCCAAGTGTAAACAACCTTATGGGCAGGTATACCAGCGATAGTCGTCACATTCGACTCAGAAAGATTGAAGTCTTGAACTGATTTTTCCCGATAACTAATCCATTCATCAACACGTTCACTCAATGTCATATTTAGTGCATCGTGAACATATATCATAAGTACTCCTTGTGGGCTAGATTCACCAGTCAATGGGGAGAAAAATTCTACGACATCAAACTGTCCTTCCACCTTCGTCCAATCCTGACGATACTGCATGCTTATGCCAAGACTACTATTGGAATATGTAGACCAACCAGGCAGAGGCGTCGGATTCGATTGTGGCCCCGAGCCACCACACGCGAAAGTGGTAACAAGCAACAACACTAGTAGCAGAGCTATAGAGGACTTAACTATCTTCATAGAAATCTTTTGTAAGAGACCAATCTTCGATTCTTAGATAAATTCCACCTTGCCGCTTTTGATATCGTAGAAGGCGGCGGATACCGTCAGTTTGCCGGATTTCACCAGCTCGGAGAGCACCGGCTTGCTGGACTTCAACTTTTCGGCAACCATGACGGCGTTAGCCCGGGCCGCATTGTTCACCAGGTCTCCCTGCTGATCCTTTACCTTCTCGACAGCGGGGCGGATAACCGAGGCGATGGCCGGCAGGTGCCCCTCCATCTCCCCGCCCGCGGCTGTGGCGGTGATGGCCCCGCAGCTGCCATGTCCCAGCACGACGACCAGGGATACGTGCAGGTGCGCGGCGGCATACTCGATGCTGGCGAGCGAAACGTCATCGGCTATATTACCCGCGTTCCTGACCACAAAGATATCGCCGACACCCTGGTCAAAAACTAATTCGACCGGTATCCGCGAATCGGAGCAGCCCAGGACTATAGCAAACGGATGCTGCCCCTCAATCAACTCCGCCCGGCGCACGGACGTCTGATGGGGCCTTATGAACTTGCCGACGACGTACCTCTGGTTTCCCTCGGACAGCCTCTTTAAAGCCTCGTCAGCGCTAACAACGTCGGATTTCATCTTGATTCTCTCCATTTCTACATTCATCGCGGGTAAAAGACGATTCTGAGACGTATTGTACATAGAATCGACAGGACAAGCAACGGTTCACTCCCCTGCCAGCACCCTGATCAGCGGCGGGATTAGGCTCTGTGCCATATCGCGGCGGCTGCCTCCGCACAGCACGACGATGAGCCTCCCGCGACAAACTTCATTAGAGATACGTTTAAGCTCTTGCGCCATCATCGTATGCGCCCCGGTGCTCAGCCCCATATCGCCGTACTCGCCCTGCGTACCGTCGTAGCCCCAGTTCCAGAAGATGATCTCCGGCCTGAACGCGGCGGCGCGCGGTGCGAAGTTCTTTTTTACAAGGTCGACGTATTGTGCGTCGCTTACTTGCCACGATACGTTGACGTTCACATTATTGTTCTCCTCGAAATCGCCGCCGTGGCACAGGCACATATACAGCACATTGATGTCATCCTTAAATATCTCCCACGAGCCGTCGCCGTGATGCGCATCGGTATCGATAACGGCGAAACGTTTAGCGTTGAAAAGGGCGCGAAGGTCGCTTATGGCGATGGCGGCTCCGTTGAAATAGCAGCCCCCGCCGAAGGAATCGAAACCCGCATGATGATCGCCGTAGCCGGTGAAAACGAAGGCGTTGTCTATCTCGCCGCTCCATATGCGACGCGCCGCGGCCACCGTGCCCGACACGGAGAGCATGACGCCGTCGAAATCATGCGTGCGCCTGACGCTCTCGACCATCCTGTCGCTGTGCACCCGGCGCACCAGGTCGAGCGGAACGAGTTCAAGATCGTAATCGGTCGGCGGCTTGCCCGGGTAGAACGCGTCGTAATAGAGGACGTTGTCCCGGGACAAAATGCCTTCGAGCGCGTCGGGGAAATCGCGCAGACGCTCGCCGTCTTGATAGTGGAAGAATATGCCTGTTTTTTTCATTATAGTGCCAATCGAACATGCCTTTGGATTGCCCGATAATACCGGCATGATATCGCCGGTGGATAAAGGCGTCAAGCGAGGCCCGTATATTCCGGACGATTAATTTAGACGGAGATCGGATATCTTCCGTACTTGTGCACCGCCTCGACCATCCACCCGAGCCTGTCGCCATCTACATAGGGATGAGAGTGGCTCGCCGATAAAATGTATCCGCCGCCCCTGGCCGCATCCTTCAGCGCCTGTTTCACGGCTTCTTCGATCTCCTCCCGTGTCCCCCGCACCAGCAGGTAAGATACGTCCAGGTTGCCGACAAGAACCAGCTTGTGCCCCACCTGCTCCCTCACCCTTCCCAGTTCCATGCCCGCCGTCGGCTCCATCGTTATGATACCGTCGAATCCCCAATCGATGAACATGTCCAGCAGCTTGTAGATGTTTCCGCATGAGTGCCAGATTAGCTTCTTATTTCTCTTGTGCACCAGTTCAGAGACACGCCTGTAGCTCTCGCCCAACAACTTCTCTATCATTTCGGGACGCATCATCGGGCCGGTCTTCTGTCCCAGGTCATCGCCGCCGAGCACTATATCGACGTCGCATTCCATTACCGCTTCCAGACACCTGATATACAGATCGGTCTGATATTCGATAACCTTCTTAACAAACTCAGGCTTCTGATAAACAAGGCTAGTGAAATTCACGAAACCGATTGGCTGCCAGCTGTTCTCGAATATCCCCGGAGCGGCGTAGCCGATAGGAAGTATCTTGTCGCCGTAACGCTCGGTCAGCTTCTTATGAAAGTCGGCCACGTTTTGCACAAGCCTGTCGCATAGCGGCGCGTTCTCCTCGACCCACCTATCCCATTGCTCCTCGGTCGGACACAGCGCGCGGCTGTAGTTTACCGTCAGTCCGCCATCTTCGGCTGTTCCCAGCTCCCAGACGCGGCCGTAGACGTCATGCCAAACCAATCCCAGCGAACTCTCGGCATCCCTGTGAAGCTGCATGAACGCATATATGATCCAGTTGGCGTCAAAACCCAGTTGAATAGCACACTCGAGGGCGCCGGCGAAGTTGCCGCCGTACATCCGGCTCCAGAACCAGTTGGCGTTCATGAGTCCCTTGACCACCTGCCCCAGCACGGGCTTCTTCAGCAGGCCGGCGAAGTCGACGGGCTTTTTACCCTTTATTTGGTTAACGGTGGAAGGATCCATGATCAGCCCCATAACGGGCACCTGATCCGGCTCCTCGTGGTTCATAGCGGTTAAAATCCGCTCCTTAAAATTCATCGCCCCGCCATCCAACCCTTTACTATATCCGTGCCGGTAACCGCATCGGGAGCGAAGGCATCTACGCCTACTTCCTTCGCGTACTTCTCCGTCATGGCCGCGCCGCCGATGATTATCTTAACGCTGCTCCTCAAGAGTTCCTTCTCCATTTCACGGACGACCTTTTCCAGGCTTTTAGTCATCGTGGTCATGATGCAGGACATGCCCAGAACTTCAGGCTTGTGCTCTTTTATTGCAGCGATGAACTTGGCGGTCGGAACATCGATACCGAGGTCGATAATATTGAACCCGACGCTGCGCGCGTGGTTGATGAAGATATTCTTTCCAAGGTCGTGAAGGTCGCCGGCCACGGTGCCGACAACGATAGTGCCGATCTGATCGGAAGCCTCTCCGGTCATCAGCGGCGAAAGGATTTTCAA
This sequence is a window from Dehalococcoidia bacterium. Protein-coding genes within it:
- a CDS encoding GNAT family N-acetyltransferase — its product is MATRIRKMAKRDKASLMSILRDTPEFTPPEVVIAEELIDSYLDDPIGSGYRILVAEEASSVCGYICYGPTPLTQGTWDLYWAAVSRKMRGKGIGKALWEKAEDDIKDDGGRLAVIETSSKPNYEQTRRFHESRGYENVGRIADFYSPGDDMLIYVKRLK
- a CDS encoding uroporphyrinogen decarboxylase family protein, producing MNFKERILTAMNHEEPDQVPVMGLIMDPSTVNQIKGKKPVDFAGLLKKPVLGQVVKGLMNANWFWSRMYGGNFAGALECAIQLGFDANWIIYAFMQLHRDAESSLGLVWHDVYGRVWELGTAEDGGLTVNYSRALCPTEEQWDRWVEENAPLCDRLVQNVADFHKKLTERYGDKILPIGYAAPGIFENSWQPIGFVNFTSLVYQKPEFVKKVIEYQTDLYIRCLEAVMECDVDIVLGGDDLGQKTGPMMRPEMIEKLLGESYRRVSELVHKRNKKLIWHSCGNIYKLLDMFIDWGFDGIITMEPTAGMELGRVREQVGHKLVLVGNLDVSYLLVRGTREEIEEAVKQALKDAARGGGYILSASHSHPYVDGDRLGWMVEAVHKYGRYPISV
- a CDS encoding cobalamin-dependent protein (Presence of a B(12) (cobalamin)-binding domain implies dependence on cobalamin itself, in one of its several forms, or in some unusual lineages, dependence on a cobalamin-like analog.), with the translated sequence MTGGNEALAQLNDRFLDLDMEGTIEVAASLADGSHDIDARKAIAVVSGALDTVGKRFQSGEWYLAELVYAGEIAGKVLKILSPLMTGEASDQIGTIVVGTVAGDLHDLGKNIFINHARSVGFNIIDLGIDVPTAKFIAAIKEHKPEVLGMSCIMTTMTKSLEKVVREMEKELLRSSVKIIIGGAAMTEKYAKEVGVDAFAPDAVTGTDIVKGWMAGR
- a CDS encoding carbonic anhydrase; the encoded protein is MKSDVVSADEALKRLSEGNQRYVVGKFIRPHQTSVRRAELIEGQHPFAIVLGCSDSRIPVELVFDQGVGDIFVVRNAGNIADDVSLASIEYAAAHLHVSLVVVLGHGSCGAITATAAGGEMEGHLPAIASVIRPAVEKVKDQQGDLVNNAARANAVMVAEKLKSSKPVLSELVKSGKLTVSAAFYDIKSGKVEFI
- a CDS encoding carbon-nitrogen family hydrolase; protein product: MKITITLGQMKVLRGRPEANVERVREWTREAAKRGSSLVLFPELWHSGYDLEHRERYAARVGEGIFAQTSELAREHKIAIGGSMIEEREGRFYNSFPLFDAEGRCLAVYSKTHLFSLMNEVQWLTPGERFVTADAPWGPTGLSICYDIRFPEVFRHYAFSGARIVLMVAEWPVRRIEHWKTLLLTRAVENQMFIAACNCLGEFKDEKFGGCSAIVDPWGRYVVESGDEEALLTADIDLDLVEKTRRQFPFLKDSRRDLY